One Pseudomonas fluorescens genomic region harbors:
- a CDS encoding DUF1652 domain-containing protein, which yields MLAIADICRIVESGFPALKCECTPSAQGLLRIKVYEPDSGRVDLLLNGVSPEHLVTIRDISNFIGELRTEMSAGRRAFAG from the coding sequence ATGCTTGCCATTGCCGACATTTGCCGCATCGTCGAGTCCGGCTTTCCTGCACTCAAATGCGAGTGCACCCCGTCGGCACAAGGGCTTTTGCGGATCAAGGTCTACGAGCCCGACAGCGGTCGGGTCGATCTACTCCTCAACGGTGTTTCTCCGGAACATCTCGTCACAATCCGCGACATCTCCAACTTCATTGGTGAGCTGCGCACGGAAATGAGCGCCGGTCGCCGGGCGTTCGCCGGGTGA
- a CDS encoding NUDIX hydrolase: MKVRATVICEQDRHILLVRKPHCHWTLPGGKVEPGETRAGAAVRELQEETGLAADDVLYLMEVQTGRTQHHVYEASVSNLDQVRPQNEIIDCIWHPLDAVQNLSTNEATLRIVRAFQRRL, encoded by the coding sequence ATGAAAGTACGTGCAACCGTCATTTGCGAACAGGATCGCCACATTCTTCTGGTGCGCAAACCCCACTGCCACTGGACATTACCCGGCGGCAAGGTCGAACCCGGAGAAACCCGGGCGGGTGCTGCCGTGCGTGAATTACAGGAAGAAACCGGTCTTGCTGCCGACGATGTGCTGTATCTGATGGAAGTGCAGACGGGGCGCACGCAGCATCATGTCTATGAAGCCTCCGTGTCGAACCTTGATCAGGTCCGCCCGCAAAACGAGATCATCGACTGCATCTGGCATCCGCTCGACGCCGTGCAGAATCTCAGCACCAATGAAGCGACACTGCGCATTGTTCGGGCATTCCAACGACGTCTTTAA
- a CDS encoding DUF2188 domain-containing protein: protein MSTPVMNKMHMNGYDVININNGPWRVCTQGDRLASFASREEALAYAAALPGYKKRSARGQSHNSG, encoded by the coding sequence ATGAGCACGCCTGTCATGAACAAAATGCACATGAACGGCTACGACGTCATAAACATCAACAACGGCCCGTGGCGAGTCTGTACCCAAGGCGATCGACTGGCGTCATTTGCCAGCAGGGAGGAAGCTTTAGCCTATGCCGCAGCACTGCCCGGCTACAAAAAACGCTCGGCGCGCGGACAAAGTCACAATTCAGGTTGA
- a CDS encoding DUF6338 family protein, whose protein sequence is MDDLVKEVIPLLQYLIPGFLSAWIFYSLTAFKRPDTFGQIVQALIFTFVIHGAVLGIGAICMWVGAKGFSVGRWDARAEAVWAFVLSVTLGLLSCYLATNDKLHAWLRSRNVTKQTSYPSEWFSIFAQHHRLITLHLTDERRVFGWPVEWPPESGSGQFVMQNPCWLDAQGVEVPFGAEYLLIDSGKVKWVEFGPQLEDSL, encoded by the coding sequence ATGGATGATCTGGTCAAAGAAGTTATTCCGCTGTTGCAGTATTTGATTCCCGGATTTCTGTCAGCGTGGATTTTTTACTCGCTGACGGCGTTCAAGCGTCCGGACACGTTCGGACAGATTGTGCAGGCGTTGATTTTCACGTTTGTGATTCATGGCGCGGTGCTGGGGATTGGGGCAATTTGTATGTGGGTGGGCGCGAAAGGGTTTTCGGTTGGGAGATGGGATGCGAGGGCCGAGGCCGTCTGGGCGTTTGTTCTGTCGGTGACCCTGGGTTTGCTTTCCTGTTACCTGGCCACGAATGACAAATTACATGCATGGCTGCGTAGTCGAAACGTAACGAAACAAACTTCCTACCCCAGTGAATGGTTCAGCATCTTCGCCCAACATCATCGGCTCATCACGCTGCACCTGACCGACGAGAGACGCGTATTTGGCTGGCCTGTCGAGTGGCCACCCGAGTCCGGCAGTGGTCAGTTCGTCATGCAAAATCCCTGTTGGTTAGACGCCCAAGGGGTCGAAGTGCCTTTTGGTGCCGAGTATTTGCTGATAGATTCCGGCAAAGTCAAATGGGTGGAATTCGGCCCGCAATTGGAGGATTCATTGTGA
- a CDS encoding LysR family transcriptional regulator: MFELTQLRCFTTVATELNFRRAAERLNMTQPPLSRQIQLLEHHLGVELFTRSTRSVALTAAGRAFFVEAQNLLERAQQAAVTARRFAEGDIGSVNISFVGSAVYEFLPKVIAEARLKQPQVKIDLTEMNTYQQHEALRARRIDLGIARAPLLEPGYATECLVREPFVLAVPSAHRLASAADVSVTDLDKQPFLMYSHAAYPPFNELLTGMLRSARVAPDYVQWLGSSLTILALVNAGMGLALVPRCATSVVFRNVVFRDIDLGEGVQSELHLIWRENNDNPAFAMLLEAIRRAVAEGWGSID, encoded by the coding sequence ATGTTCGAACTTACCCAGCTGCGCTGCTTTACCACCGTCGCCACGGAACTTAACTTTCGTCGCGCCGCCGAACGATTGAACATGACGCAGCCGCCGCTAAGCCGGCAGATTCAGTTGCTCGAACATCACCTCGGCGTCGAGTTGTTCACGCGCAGCACCCGCAGCGTTGCGCTCACCGCCGCTGGTCGGGCGTTCTTCGTCGAAGCGCAGAACCTGCTCGAGCGCGCCCAACAGGCAGCCGTCACCGCCCGACGCTTCGCTGAAGGCGACATCGGCTCGGTGAACATCAGTTTTGTCGGCAGCGCGGTGTATGAGTTTTTACCGAAGGTCATCGCCGAGGCTCGCTTGAAACAGCCGCAGGTGAAGATCGATCTGACGGAGATGAACACCTACCAACAACATGAAGCCCTGCGTGCGCGCCGCATCGATCTGGGCATCGCCCGCGCGCCGTTGCTGGAGCCTGGGTATGCCACCGAATGTCTGGTGCGTGAGCCGTTTGTGCTGGCGGTGCCCAGCGCTCATCGATTGGCGAGTGCGGCTGACGTGTCGGTCACCGACCTGGATAAGCAGCCATTCCTGATGTATTCCCATGCGGCTTATCCGCCGTTCAACGAACTGCTGACCGGCATGCTGCGTTCGGCCCGGGTCGCACCCGATTACGTGCAGTGGCTGGGGTCATCGCTGACGATTCTGGCTTTGGTCAACGCCGGCATGGGCCTGGCGCTGGTGCCGCGCTGCGCAACCAGTGTGGTGTTCAGAAATGTGGTGTTTCGCGATATCGATCTAGGCGAAGGGGTGCAGAGCGAACTGCACCTGATCTGGCGGGAGAACAACGACAACCCGGCGTTCGCGATGCTGCTTGAGGCGATTCGCCGGGCTGTGGCGGAGGGTTGGGGATCAATAGATTGA
- a CDS encoding MFS transporter codes for MKNLQSPPDVTVLARAAAKVKRHVLPLFVVMFIVNYIDRVNIGFVRSHLETDLGIGAAAYGLGAGLFFIGYALFEVPSNMLLQRYGARVWLTRIMFTWGAAAMAMAFVQGETSFYVLRFILGAAEAGFFPGIIYYFTQWLPASERGKTMAVFLSGSAIASVISGPVSGALLHVSGLGLHGWQWMFLIEGAASVVLCAFVWFWLQSHPRQAKWLSAEEREALVSAIAEEQRAREAVQVAKPSMFKLLADRQIALFCFIYFSIALTIYGATFWLPSMIKKMGNLGDFQVGLLNSIPWIISIIAMYGFAAMAGKWKFQQAWVALTLVIAAFGMFMSTTGGPIFAFVAICFAAIGFKAASALFWPIPQSYLDARIAAAVIALINSIGNLGGFVAPTAFGFLEQTTGSIEGGLYGLAATSLIAAVVIFFARTAPGAKGKTPAKPHDETAVVATASPAASH; via the coding sequence TTGAAAAACCTCCAGAGTCCGCCGGACGTCACGGTACTTGCCCGTGCCGCCGCCAAGGTCAAGCGCCACGTACTGCCGTTGTTCGTGGTGATGTTCATCGTCAATTACATTGATCGGGTCAACATCGGTTTTGTGCGCAGCCATTTGGAAACCGATCTGGGTATCGGCGCTGCGGCCTACGGGCTCGGCGCCGGATTGTTTTTCATCGGTTACGCGCTGTTCGAAGTGCCTTCGAACATGCTTCTGCAGCGCTACGGCGCGCGGGTCTGGCTGACCCGGATCATGTTCACCTGGGGCGCAGCGGCCATGGCCATGGCATTCGTCCAGGGCGAAACCAGTTTCTATGTGCTGCGCTTTATTCTTGGTGCGGCGGAGGCGGGGTTCTTTCCGGGAATCATTTACTATTTCACCCAATGGCTGCCGGCCTCGGAGCGCGGCAAGACCATGGCGGTGTTCCTCAGCGGTTCGGCGATCGCCTCGGTGATTTCGGGCCCGGTGTCCGGTGCGTTGCTGCACGTCAGTGGCCTGGGCCTGCACGGCTGGCAGTGGATGTTTCTGATCGAGGGCGCGGCCTCGGTGGTGCTCTGTGCATTTGTCTGGTTCTGGCTGCAATCGCATCCGCGCCAAGCCAAGTGGCTCAGTGCAGAAGAGCGCGAAGCGCTGGTCAGCGCCATCGCTGAAGAACAGCGTGCCCGCGAAGCCGTGCAGGTGGCCAAGCCGTCGATGTTCAAGTTGTTGGCGGACCGGCAGATCGCGCTGTTCTGCTTCATCTATTTTTCCATCGCTTTGACCATCTATGGCGCCACCTTCTGGTTGCCAAGCATGATCAAGAAGATGGGCAATCTGGGCGACTTCCAGGTGGGGCTGCTCAATTCGATCCCGTGGATCATTTCTATCATCGCCATGTACGGCTTCGCGGCGATGGCCGGCAAATGGAAATTCCAGCAGGCCTGGGTGGCGCTGACGCTGGTGATCGCAGCCTTCGGCATGTTCATGTCGACCACCGGCGGGCCGATTTTCGCCTTCGTCGCCATCTGCTTTGCTGCGATCGGTTTCAAGGCTGCCTCGGCACTGTTCTGGCCGATTCCGCAGAGCTATCTGGATGCGCGTATCGCCGCTGCGGTGATCGCCTTGATCAACTCCATCGGCAACCTCGGCGGCTTCGTCGCGCCAACCGCGTTCGGCTTTCTCGAACAAACCACCGGCTCTATCGAAGGCGGCCTGTATGGCCTGGCGGCGACGTCGTTGATCGCGGCGGTGGTGATTTTCTTCGCCCGCACAGCGCCGGGTGCCAAAGGTAAAACGCCGGCAAAGCCCCATGACGAAACCGCCGTTGTCGCGACGGCCAGCCCGGCCGCGAGCCATTGA
- a CDS encoding glucarate dehydratase family protein, protein MKITRVTVTPIAFRDPPLLNASGIHEPFALRSIIEIESDNGYIGLGESYGDAPALAIQQQLQTQLIGLDPFNLNQLRAIVQATVAANKPASIAGAELAPGSHASKAVSNAYSAFEVAFLDLQARYLNVPLVDLLGGAIRDEVPFSAYLFFKYAQHVDSPYKPDNWGEALSEQQIVAQAARMIEAYGFKSIKLKAGTLPPEHEVACIKALKKAFPGYPLRIDPNGNWSLETSIRMAELLGDDLQYYEDPTPGLEGMAELHKRTGLPLATNMVVTDFDEFRRSVEQNSVQIVLADHHYWGGLRDTQTLAKMCDVFGLGVSMHSNSHLGISLMAMAHVAAAVPNLDYACDTHYPWQEPDEEVIKGGKLPIVDGCVKITRAPGLGLELDHDQLGKLHDQFLTCGIRQRDDVRQMQRYKPDWKAVKPRF, encoded by the coding sequence TTGAAAATCACCCGCGTAACCGTCACCCCGATCGCCTTTCGTGATCCGCCACTGCTCAACGCCAGCGGCATCCACGAACCGTTCGCCCTGCGCTCGATCATCGAGATCGAAAGCGACAATGGCTACATCGGCCTTGGCGAAAGCTACGGCGATGCCCCGGCGCTGGCCATCCAGCAGCAATTGCAGACGCAACTGATCGGCCTCGATCCGTTCAACCTCAATCAATTGCGGGCGATTGTGCAGGCCACGGTTGCCGCCAACAAACCGGCAAGCATTGCGGGTGCCGAATTGGCGCCCGGCTCTCACGCCAGCAAAGCGGTGAGCAATGCCTATTCGGCGTTCGAAGTGGCCTTCCTCGATTTGCAGGCGCGTTACCTGAATGTACCGCTGGTGGATCTGCTCGGTGGCGCGATTCGCGACGAAGTGCCTTTCAGTGCGTATCTGTTCTTCAAGTACGCACAGCACGTCGATTCGCCATACAAGCCGGACAACTGGGGCGAGGCACTCAGCGAGCAGCAGATCGTCGCGCAGGCTGCGCGGATGATTGAGGCGTATGGCTTCAAAAGCATCAAGCTCAAAGCCGGGACGTTGCCGCCGGAGCACGAGGTGGCGTGCATCAAGGCGCTGAAAAAAGCCTTTCCCGGTTATCCGTTGCGCATCGATCCCAACGGCAATTGGTCGCTGGAAACGTCGATTCGCATGGCCGAATTGCTCGGTGACGATTTGCAGTATTACGAAGATCCGACCCCTGGCCTGGAGGGCATGGCTGAGCTGCACAAGCGCACCGGACTGCCGCTGGCGACCAACATGGTCGTCACCGATTTCGATGAGTTCCGCCGCAGCGTCGAGCAGAACAGCGTGCAAATCGTCCTCGCCGACCATCACTATTGGGGCGGCCTGCGCGACACGCAGACGCTGGCGAAAATGTGCGATGTGTTCGGTCTCGGGGTGTCGATGCATTCCAATTCGCACCTGGGCATCAGTCTGATGGCGATGGCGCATGTGGCAGCGGCGGTGCCGAATCTGGATTACGCCTGCGACACCCATTACCCGTGGCAGGAGCCGGATGAAGAGGTGATCAAGGGGGGCAAGCTGCCGATTGTCGATGGCTGCGTGAAAATCACTCGCGCACCGGGGCTTGGGCTGGAACTGGATCATGATCAACTGGGCAAGCTGCATGATCAGTTCCTGACCTGCGGCATTCGCCAGCGCGACGATGTGCGCCAGATGCAGCGTTATAAGCCGGACTGGAAGGCGGTCAAGCCCCGGTTCTGA
- a CDS encoding LysR substrate-binding domain-containing protein, with the protein MNPRTLTPSMSLLLAFEAAARHESYTRAAHELSLTQSAVSRQVQILEKMLGMRLFAREGRRVVLTDVGRMYQRELAEALGQIRSATLQAMAFGSGIHSLRLATLPTFGSKWLLPRLKDFYTAHPGMTVHLHSRIETIDFDTSEIDAAICVGAGEWPGLTALPLHTEELVVIASAQLSETERIGAETHIARQLLLNVSSNAQAWSEWFSQHDLPHRSMRIGPSFEMTSHLIQAVRANMGVGLVPRILVEDELLNGELLQLGQPITSRRRYYLAYPPRNENLPSLKAFRDWLLETL; encoded by the coding sequence ATGAATCCGCGCACGCTTACACCCTCCATGTCGTTATTGCTGGCGTTCGAAGCGGCGGCACGGCACGAAAGCTACACCCGCGCCGCCCATGAATTGTCGCTGACGCAAAGTGCGGTCAGCCGTCAGGTGCAGATTCTCGAAAAAATGCTCGGCATGCGTTTGTTTGCGCGCGAAGGACGGCGCGTGGTGCTGACCGATGTCGGGCGCATGTACCAGCGAGAACTGGCCGAGGCGCTCGGGCAGATACGCAGTGCGACGCTGCAGGCAATGGCGTTCGGTTCCGGGATCCACAGTCTGCGCCTGGCGACGCTGCCGACCTTCGGTTCGAAGTGGTTGCTGCCGCGGCTGAAGGATTTCTATACCGCGCACCCTGGCATGACCGTGCACTTGCATTCGCGCATCGAAACCATCGACTTCGATACCAGCGAGATTGACGCGGCGATCTGTGTCGGCGCCGGCGAGTGGCCAGGCCTGACCGCCCTGCCCCTGCACACCGAAGAATTGGTGGTGATTGCCAGCGCGCAACTGAGCGAAACCGAGCGCATCGGCGCCGAGACTCACATCGCCCGGCAGTTGCTGCTAAATGTCAGCAGCAACGCGCAGGCGTGGTCGGAGTGGTTCAGCCAGCATGACCTGCCCCATCGCAGCATGCGCATCGGTCCGAGTTTTGAAATGACTTCGCATCTGATTCAGGCGGTGCGGGCGAACATGGGCGTGGGCCTGGTGCCGCGGATTCTGGTGGAAGATGAGCTGCTCAACGGTGAACTGCTGCAGCTGGGGCAACCGATCACCAGCCGGCGCCGTTATTACCTGGCGTACCCGCCGCGCAATGAAAATCTGCCATCGTTGAAGGCGTTTCGGGATTGGCTGCTGGAGACGCTTTGA